One genomic window of Sulfurovum lithotrophicum includes the following:
- a CDS encoding MBL fold metallo-hydrolase RNA specificity domain-containing protein, with amino-acid sequence MATVVSYGAAEVVTGSCHLFTIDGGPRILVDCGMFQGQEEERNYGPFDFNPSEVDYLLVTHAHLDHVGRIPKLVKEGFTGKIYATHATHDLAEIILLDSAKIMKEDFNTKYKKAQRQGKEEGVMEPLYVEADVEDVFEFDWHYPEYDKSFTLEDDIEITYRDAGHILGAAFIEIRYKENGVDHTIVFSGDIGNDTEIVMKDLAPCTHADYLYVESTYGDRDHQGVEDTVTEFKSVIIKTMKDWGNVIIPSFAVERTQELLCILKQMHRRKELPQCKIFVDSPMATRATEVYRNYSELLSSECQEIKKEDGTIFDFENLVYTLDVEASKAINDMDTRAIIIAGSGMCNGGRILHHFKNRLWNKKNAVIFVGYQAVGTLGRHIVDGARWVKIYNEDILIKASIHTINGFSAHADQKGIVKWISQIEGLNSIYLVHGEEDKQVILRAVLENELHAKAHIVEPEEVIYLA; translated from the coding sequence ATGGCTACAGTCGTCTCCTACGGTGCAGCAGAAGTGGTGACGGGGTCCTGTCACCTGTTTACGATAGACGGAGGTCCCCGTATCCTTGTGGATTGCGGGATGTTTCAGGGTCAGGAAGAGGAGCGTAACTACGGTCCTTTTGATTTTAACCCTTCCGAAGTGGACTATCTGTTGGTCACCCATGCCCATCTGGACCATGTCGGGCGCATACCGAAACTGGTGAAAGAGGGCTTTACCGGAAAGATCTATGCGACCCATGCGACACATGACCTTGCCGAGATCATTCTGCTTGACAGTGCCAAGATCATGAAGGAAGATTTTAACACCAAATACAAAAAGGCCCAGCGGCAGGGAAAAGAAGAGGGTGTCATGGAACCGTTATATGTAGAAGCCGATGTGGAGGATGTGTTCGAGTTTGACTGGCACTATCCGGAGTATGACAAGTCTTTCACTCTGGAGGATGATATAGAGATCACTTACCGGGATGCCGGCCATATCCTCGGGGCCGCTTTTATTGAAATACGCTATAAAGAGAATGGTGTGGACCATACCATAGTTTTCTCCGGAGATATAGGCAACGATACCGAGATCGTCATGAAAGACCTCGCTCCATGTACCCATGCCGACTATCTGTATGTAGAGTCCACCTACGGCGACCGTGACCACCAAGGTGTAGAGGATACTGTTACGGAATTCAAAAGCGTGATCATCAAGACCATGAAAGACTGGGGAAATGTCATTATCCCCTCGTTCGCCGTGGAACGGACGCAGGAACTTCTCTGCATCCTGAAGCAGATGCACAGGAGAAAAGAGTTGCCGCAGTGCAAAATATTTGTTGACAGCCCTATGGCGACCCGTGCAACAGAAGTGTACAGGAACTATTCCGAACTGTTGAGTTCCGAGTGTCAGGAGATCAAGAAAGAAGATGGAACGATTTTCGATTTTGAGAACCTTGTCTATACCCTTGATGTAGAAGCTTCCAAAGCCATCAACGACATGGATACCCGTGCGATCATCATTGCGGGCAGCGGTATGTGCAACGGCGGCAGGATACTGCATCATTTCAAGAACCGTTTATGGAACAAGAAGAATGCCGTCATTTTTGTAGGGTATCAGGCCGTCGGTACTTTGGGAAGACATATCGTCGACGGAGCACGATGGGTGAAGATCTACAATGAAGATATCCTCATCAAGGCGAGTATCCATACCATTAACGGATTCTCCGCCCATGCCGACCAGAAGGGCATTGTCAAATGGATCTCACAGATCGAAGGCCTTAATAGTATCTATCTTGTGCATGGAGAAGAGGACAAGCAGGTGATCCTCCGAGCTGTACTTGAAAATGAACTGCATGCCAAAGCACATATCGTGGAGCCTGAAGAAGTGATCTATCTGGCATAG